GTCGCCTCCATTTTGATGAACAGCGGCACCTTGCTCTTCCAGATGGCCGGCAGGACTTTCTTGCAGACCTGGATGGAACCCTTCGTCCAGCGGTGCTGCTGGCTCTTGAAGCCGTCCATGTCGACGGGAAGTTCAGCGGGGGTCTCGACATCGTTGAGGAAAATGAAACGCCAGCCCTTCAACTGGGCACGGTAGCTGAGGTCCATGTCCTCGGTGAGGGTGTCATGCTCCCAGCCGCCGGCGTCCGCGATGCAGGATTTGCGCCAGATGCCGCCGGTGCCGTTGAAAGTGAAGAAACGGCCGCTGCGGTTGCGGGCGGTCTGCTCCAGTTCCAGGTGGCCGTCCAGGAACATCGCCTGGATGCGGGTCAACACGTTGTAGGTGCGGTTCAGGTGCCCCCAGCGGGTCTGGATCATGCCGATGTTGTCATCGGTGAAAAAGTGGATGGTCCGCTTCAGCACGTCCGCGTTCGGCACGAAGTCCGCGTCCAGGATGAAAAGATACTCGCCCTTGGCGAATTTGGTGCCGTTCTCAAGCGCTCCGGCCTTGAAGCCGGTGCGGTCCGTGCGGTGGATGTGCTCCGCGTCGAAGCCCTTGGCTTTCAGCCGCTCGATGCCAGCCCGGCAGATCTCCACGGTGCTGTCCGTGGAGTCATCCAGCAACTGGATCTGCATCTTGTCCTGCGGGTAGTCCAGCGCGGCGACGGAGTCCAGCAGGCGGTCCACCACGTGCATCTCGTTGAAGACCGGGAGCTGGATGGTCACCAGCGGCAGATCCGCGAACATCTCCTTCGGCTGCGGGCGCTTGCGGTTGTGCTTCAGGTAGAGGAACACGATGGCAAGACGGTGGGAGCCGAAGCCGGCGAGGCCGATCAGCACCAGAACGTAGGAGATATACCAGAGCGGAGAGGAAAGATCCATGGATGGAAGAGGGATGGCTGTTGTCTCGGAAACGGGCCGGACCCATACGGGACAGGGTTGCGGATCGTTTCAAAAACATCGAAACGCCTGAAGATCAGACGCCGACAGCCGGAGGCAAGCAGAAAGCCCCCCCACCGTCAAGCCGGAACGGAGGGCGGTCCGGCGCGCCGGGAAACCCTCGCAGCCACGGCGGTCCGTGGCTGCTCCGGCACCTCCCCCGGGCATCAATCCCGGCGGCCTCCGAGGGCCATCATCAGGAAGTAGGCGAGCTGGGCCAGCGAGCCGACCGCTGCCGCCACGTAGGTCATGGCCGCCCAGAACAGCGCGTTCTTCGCTTTCTCATGCTCCATGCTTGCGGCCAGGCCGCTGCTTTCCAGCCAGACCAGGGCCCGGCGGCTGGCGTCGAACTCCACAGGCAGGGTGACCACGGAGAAGAGCGTTGTGACCGCGAAGAGGCCCACCCAGATCCAGATGGTGGTCGGTCCGAGCGCGAACATCCCGAAAAGGCTGAGGATCATCAGCCAGTTGAGGAGCTTCGAGGAAAAGCTGACGGCGGGCACCATCTTCGAGCGGAAGGTGAGCCAGTGGTAGGCCTGCTGGTGCTGGACCGCGTGGCCGCATTCGTGGGCGGCGACGGCGGCGGCCGCCACGCTGTTCATCCCATAGACGGACTCGCTCAGATTCACCGTCTTGCTGACCGGGTCATAGTGGTCAGTGAGCTGTCCGGGGGTGCTGATCACCTTCACGTCGGTGATGCCGTTCTGGCGGAGCATCGCTTCGGCCACCTGTGCCCCCGTGTAGCGGATGGGGATCTGGGAGTATTCGTTGAAGCGGCGCTTCAGCGTGCTGCTCACCAACATGCTGACGAGAAAGGTCGCACCGATGATCACCCAGTAGGTCATCGAAATGCCCATGGGGGCCATCTGCGCGAGGAAAATGACATCGGAATTCATATGCCTCCCATTCTACGGACAAGCAGGCCGCACGCAACCGGATGATCGTTGGAAAATCCCGCCTTGTTTCCACACCATCACGAACCGAAGTTCCCGGAGAGACTCCACCTGACACCCCTCATGCTACCTAAACTCTACATCAAGCCCGGCTGCCCATGGTGCGACGAAGTCGTGGACCACCTCCACCGCAAGGGCATCGAGGTCGAAACCATCGTCGTCTCCGGCAACCGCGGGGCGATGCAGGAAATGGTGGACCTCTCCGGCCAGACCAAAGCCCCGACCATGGACTGGAACGGCGAGGTGCTCGCGGACTTCGGAGTGGACGAGCTGATCCCGTTCCTGAAAAAGCGCGGCCTCTGATCCGACCGCTCACTCCCAGGAGCGGGTGGGCGCAGGCTCCCCGCCATCCACCGGCTGCCAGCGCAGGCCGTGCGTCCTTTTGTCCAGCGACAAGCAGACGGCCAGCACAACCACCGCCTCCACCACCAGGAAGGGCAGGAAGTATCCCAGGGCCCGTGCGCCTGCCGCCAATCCTCCCAGCGCGAAGACGCTCAGGCTGGCGAAAAACACGACCAGCCCCCGTTTCGCGCTCCGGGATTCTTCCGCCGGCTCGGAGAGTGGCGCACCTTTCATCGCGAAACCGCCGATCCTTGAATAGGCCGGCAGGGCGATGATGCCGGGCAGCAGGAAATAAAGCATACGCACATCCCCCAGGATCAGGAATGCGGCCGACGCCTGCACCAGCACCGCCGGGAGGGTGAGGAAAAGATCGACCGCCTTTCTCGCGCCGATGAGCAGCGGCCCCGGACCATGGGTCGGTGTGACCAAGAACACATCCGCGGCCTGCCAGTTCTGGGAGAACCGCAACAGGCCCATGGCCGTCATTGGCAGCAGCGCCACGTATGCGCCGAAGAGCATCAGCATCTGCCCGCTGCCATCTTCCGTCCCGGAACCAGCCCCGATGAACAGGAAAACGACCGGCAGGACTGCCAGCGGCGCCACCCCGGGATAGAGCCGCAGCTTCACCTCACGGTCGCGGAGCATGTAGGCCCCCACCAGCAGGAATCCACCGCGCTCCAGAGGGTCACGCAACCACAGGGAGAACGGCGGCAGCGAGGCCAGCCGCTGCAGCAGGCGGGGCCTGCCACCCGCTCCCGCAGGCTTCACGGAGGCCTCCCCGAGAGTGCGCAGCCCGCTGCCGTAGCTGGCCGCCAGCTTCCCGAACGCCAGCGCCAGCGTGGTCCCGGTCACCACCAGCCCCGCTGCGGCCAGTGCCCATGAGCCAGGCGTGCCGCCCCCCATCAACAACTCATCCAAACCCGCGAACCAGGCGGGAGGCAGCACCGCCAGCCACCAGGTGTCTCCGGTGAGCCGGACTTCCTCCGGGAGATACCGGAGCAGGTGGGGGACGATCTGCCCGCCGAGGATCAGCAGCATGGTCATCATCACCTGGAAAAAGGTCATCAGCCCGTCCAGACGTTCACGCCCGAACCACCGCAGGCAGAGCTGGTAGATGAGCACCACCGATCCCGTGCAGAACAATGCGGAAAGCCACACGGAAGCAACATGCGCCGGGACGAAGATCAAGCCTGTCCATCCTCCGAAACAGGCCGCGACCAACGGCGCGAGGTTGAAGGCGAGGGCAAGCCACAGGGAAACCTGGCACAGCACCCTCACCTTCGCCCACAGCATGGCGCGCGGACTGACGGGCCGGTGCAGCAGGATCTCCGCCTCCTCCTTGTTGAACAGCACCTCCCCCGCCGAGGAAGCGACGAACATGCCGATGAAGAACATGGCCGCCCCATGGAGGTAGAGGGAGACGCTGAAAACCGGCTGCTCCAGCATGAACAGGCTGAAGCAGCCCGCCGCCGCATAGAACAGCAGGGTCAGCCACAGCTTCCCGGCGACCGACCGCGGCCCGCGGTCCTTCAGCCCACGCGAGGACCTGCCCCTCAGGAACAGGGTCAGGTAAAGGTTCCGCAGCACCTTCGACTGCGCGGCACTGGAAGGAAGCTCACTCACTGGCGGAAGGTTTTCGCGAAGTCCTCCGCCCTCCGCTCCAGGTCCTCCCCGCCCGTCAGACGGGTGAACAGACGCTCCAGCGAGGACGCCCCATGCAGGCGGACCAGCGCTTCCGGCTCCCCGTCCACCACCACCTGCCCTTTGTCGATGATGATCACCCGGTCACACACCCGCTCCACCACATCCAGGATATGGGAGCTGTAGACGATGGTCCTGCCCTCCCGCGCCAAGGTCTGGATCAAAGCCTTGAATCCCACCGCCGCGTTCGCGTCCAGACCGTCGAGCGGCTCGTCGAAGAAAACGACCTGCGGGTTGTGCAGCAGGGCCGCGGTGATCACCACCTTCCGGCGCATGCCCTTCGAGTAGGCACCCAGCAGCTTGTCCGTCAGCACGTCGAAACCGAGGTCGAAAAACGCGAGGAACTGCCGGATCCTCTCCCGGGCCGCTTCCATGGGTATGCCGTAGAGCGCCGCGATCATTTCCAAGTATTCCAAGCCTGTCAGCGACTCGAACACCGCGCCGGAGTCCGGCACGAAACCCACCCGCTTCTTGATTTCCATCCCGTCACGGTTCAGGTCGAAGCCGCAGATCGTGGCCGTGCCGGAGGTCGGCTCCAGCATCCCCGTCAGCATCTTCAACGTGGTGGATTTCCCCGCTCCATTCGGCCCCAGCAACCCGACGATCTGGCCCGCGGGTATCTCCAGCGTCAGTCCGTCCACGGCTTTCTGGGGGCCGAAGTGCTTCGTCAGCGCGTGCAGTGAGATCATCCGTTCTTTTTATCTGCACGGGATGCCCCCGCAGGGCGATCCAAAAAGAGCGGCCCTGTGGCTTGAAAGGTCACGCGCCGCGCGACGTT
The nucleotide sequence above comes from Akkermansiaceae bacterium. Encoded proteins:
- a CDS encoding glycosyltransferase family 2 protein — encoded protein: MDLSSPLWYISYVLVLIGLAGFGSHRLAIVFLYLKHNRKRPQPKEMFADLPLVTIQLPVFNEMHVVDRLLDSVAALDYPQDKMQIQLLDDSTDSTVEICRAGIERLKAKGFDAEHIHRTDRTGFKAGALENGTKFAKGEYLFILDADFVPNADVLKRTIHFFTDDNIGMIQTRWGHLNRTYNVLTRIQAMFLDGHLELEQTARNRSGRFFTFNGTGGIWRKSCIADAGGWEHDTLTEDMDLSYRAQLKGWRFIFLNDVETPAELPVDMDGFKSQQHRWTKGSIQVCKKVLPAIWKSKVPLFIKMEATAHLTSNFAYLLLIILCFLIYPNQHQPDFGAYTKWIVNVPIFFFASVSVIVFYITAQRALRPGTWWKELPYLPLLLALGIGMSINNAKAVIEALFNHETAFVRTPKYGIGETAQRRADWKKSSYKAIKSLTPFVEFLFGSFFLFVVVDAIMGQRYVSAVLLLPFPVGFFYTSFASFARMLPSPSARSAPETVTRKDP
- a CDS encoding zinc metallopeptidase, with the protein product MNSDVIFLAQMAPMGISMTYWVIIGATFLVSMLVSSTLKRRFNEYSQIPIRYTGAQVAEAMLRQNGITDVKVISTPGQLTDHYDPVSKTVNLSESVYGMNSVAAAAVAAHECGHAVQHQQAYHWLTFRSKMVPAVSFSSKLLNWLMILSLFGMFALGPTTIWIWVGLFAVTTLFSVVTLPVEFDASRRALVWLESSGLAASMEHEKAKNALFWAAMTYVAAAVGSLAQLAYFLMMALGGRRD
- a CDS encoding glutaredoxin family protein, which translates into the protein MLPKLYIKPGCPWCDEVVDHLHRKGIEVETIVVSGNRGAMQEMVDLSGQTKAPTMDWNGEVLADFGVDELIPFLKKRGL
- a CDS encoding ABC transporter ATP-binding protein gives rise to the protein MISLHALTKHFGPQKAVDGLTLEIPAGQIVGLLGPNGAGKSTTLKMLTGMLEPTSGTATICGFDLNRDGMEIKKRVGFVPDSGAVFESLTGLEYLEMIAALYGIPMEAARERIRQFLAFFDLGFDVLTDKLLGAYSKGMRRKVVITAALLHNPQVVFFDEPLDGLDANAAVGFKALIQTLAREGRTIVYSSHILDVVERVCDRVIIIDKGQVVVDGEPEALVRLHGASSLERLFTRLTGGEDLERRAEDFAKTFRQ